The DNA region GCCGCACGGGACGCCGCACGGCACCCCGCAGGCTGAACGGCCCCGGAGGCAACGCCGTTCGGCCATGGCGATTCGACGGCGGGGAAGGGCCCGGTCAGGCGCCGCCCCAGACCTCCTCCGCCGTCTCGACTATCAGCCGCAGCTTCGCCAACTGGTCGTCGATCGTGAGGTTGTTGCCCTCCAGCGTCGAGGAGAAGCCGCACTGGGGCGACAGGCAGAGCTGGTCGCCGTCGACGTAGCGGGACGCCTCCTCGATGCGGCGCTTCAGCGCGTCCTTGCTCTCCAACTCCGGACGCTTGCTGGTGACCAGACCCAGCACGACCTGCTTGCCCTTCGGCACAAAGCGCAGCGGCTCGAAGCCCCCGGAGCGCTCGTCGTCGTACTCCAGGAAGAAGCCGTCGACGTCGAGCGAGCCGAAGAGGGCCTCGGCGACGAAGTCGTAGCCGCCCGAAGCCACCCACGACGAGGCGAAGTTGCCCCGGCACATGTGCGTGGTGACGCGAAGGTCGCCGGGGCGCCCGGCGAGAGCGCGGTTGATGTTGGCGATGTACGTCTCGTGCTGGTGCTCGGGGTCGCCGCCGATCTCCGCTACGTGGCGGCGCTGTTCGGGGTCGTTGAGGTAGGCGAGGCTGGTGTCGTCGAGCTGGAGGTAGCGGCAGCCCAACTCGTAGACGCCGCGCACCTGTGCCGCGTACGCGTCGGTGAGGTCCGTCCAGAAGGACTCCATGTCCGGGTAGACGGACTCGTCGATCGAGGCGCGTCCGCCCCGGTAGTGGACCATGCTGGGCGAGGGGATGGTCAGCTTCGGGGTGGTTCCCTCCGCGACGGTGTCACGGAGGAAGGCGAAGGCGTCGGCGAAGATCGTGCCGTCCAGGCGCACCCGTTCGTCAACGTGGGCCGACGGCGGCGCCCACTCGATGTCGCCGTCCGCGTTGTGGAACTTCACCCGCAGATTGCCGTCCTGGACCTTGTTGATCCCGCCGAGCGAGTAGATGAAGTCCATGTGCCAGGACTGCCTGCGGAATTCGCCGTCCGTCGCGCTCCGCAGGCCGGCCTCCCGCTGCATGGCGACGACTTCGCGTACGGCCTCGTCCTCGGCGGCGCGCAGTTCGGAGGCGTCGATGCGCCCCGCGCCGTACTCCTCGCGAGCGTGCTTGAGCGCGGCCGGGCGCAGCAGGCTGCCCACGTGGTCGGCGCGGAAGGGCGGCAGCGTCCGCGGACCGCCGGCCGCCTCGCCGGAGGGCGTCGTCGGCGTCGTCGGCTCTGACGTCATGGGTGGTCCCTTCGTCCGGTGAGGGGCTCACACTGCTCCGGAGTGGTCCATTCCTCAACCATGTGTTCCGGTGTCCGGAAGCCAGGGCGGACGAACGTACGGAAATCAACGCAGTCTGGATCGGTACGCCGATGGGAAACTACGGCCCATGCCGGATTCTGAAGCTGCCCCTGACGCAAAGGGCCCCGAGCCCACCGCCCCCTCCGAAGGGCCCCCTCTCGTCCGCGCCATCGGACCCAGACTGCTGATCCTCTTCATCGTCGGCGACATCCTCGGCACCGGCATCTACGCCACCACCGGCAAGGTCGCCGGCAAGGTCGGCGGCGCGCTGTGGCTGCCGTTCGTGATCGGCTTCGCGGTCGCGCTGCTGACGGCGGCGTCCTACGCGGAACTGGTGGGCAAGTACCCGAGGGCGGCCGGTGCCGCGCTCTACACCCAGCGGGCGTTCAGGCTGCCGTTCCTGACCTTCATCGTGGCGTTCATGGTCATGTGCTCGGGGCTGTCGTCGGCGAGCGCGGCGGCACGTGCCTTCGCGGGCGACTATCTGGGCGAGCTCGTGGACGTACCCCCGACGCTCATCGCGATCCTCTTCGTGCTCGCCCTGGCGGCGCTCAATCTGCGCGGCGTCTCGGAGTCGGTGAAGACGAACGTCGTGCTCACCCTCGTAGAGCTGGCCGGACTGCTGATCATCATCGCCATCGGCGTCTTCGCGGTCTTCTCGGGCGAGGGCGACCCGGGCCGCCTGGGCGACGTCCATACCTCCGACGGCACCGGATACGCGCTCCTCACCGGCGTGATGGGGGCGACCGCACTGGGGTTCTTCGCATTCGTCGGCTTCGAGGACTCCATCAACATGGCCGAGGAGACCGTCGACCCCACCCGCAACTTCCCCCGCGCTCTGTTCATCGGCGTCACCGTCACCGGGACCGTCTACGTGCTGGTCGCGCTCGTCTCCTCGCTGCTCGTCGACTTCCGGGTACTGGAGAAGTCCAGCGGTCCGCTGCTGGAGGTCGTCAAGGCGGGCGGGGTCAGCTTCCCGCCCGAACTCTTCGCCGTCATCGCGCTGTTCGCGGTCAGCAACTCCGCGCTGATCAACATCATGATGGCGTCGCGCCTGTGCTACGGCATGGCCAACGAGGGCATCCTGCCCGCCGTGATGGGCCGTGTGCTGCCGCATCGGCGCACCCCGGTCGTGGGCATCGTCTTCGTCTCCCTGCTGGCCGTCGCCCTGGTCTCCACCGGCGAGATCGAGGGCCTGGGCGATACGACGTCCTTCCTTCTGCTGTGCGTCTTCGCCGTCGTCAACATCGCGGTCCTGGTGCTGCGCAAGGACCGCGTGGAGCACCGCCACTTCCGTACGCCGACCGCCCTGCCCGTCGTCGGCACGGTCGCCACGGCCCTGCTGGCGAGCCCGCTGGCCGACCGTGCGGCGGACGTATACGTACGGGCCGGGCTGCTGGTGGCGCTGGGCGTGGTGCTGTGGGCCGTGAACAGGGCCTTCCTGGGAATCACCGCACGCCGCCGATGAGTTCGCCCCGTCCACGCGGTCGGTACGAGTGACGGTAGACCGTGGGCGACGGGACGCCCGGGTGTCCGGGGCGGCCGGAGGGCTGCCACGGCGGCGTGCGCGGAAGGGCAGGCGGGCGGGCGATGGACGACGGTACGCCGGAGACGGGCACCGCGCTGCTGGAGCGGGCGCTCGGCTATGCGCTCTGCGCCGTACGGCCCGTGACGGCGCCGACGCTCGACCGGCCGACGCCGTGCGGGAGTTGGGACCTCGGGGCGCTGCTGTGGCACGCCTGCGACTCGCTGGCCGCGCTGTACGAGGGGTTCGAGGACGGGTACGTGGCACCGGCCGAGCGGGAGCCGAGGCCCGAGCCGGAGCCGGTACGGGACATGGGCCGGGAGCCTGTGCCGGGGACTGAACCGGAGTCGCAGCACAGCCTCGGGCGGGGGCGGACCGTCCGGGACGACGACCCGGCGGCGGTCTTCCGCGCACGGGCGTCGCGGCTGCTGGGCGCGTGGACCGCGGCAGAGGGCGGCGGACGCCTCGTCGCCATCGGCGATCTGCCGCTGACGGCGGCGGCCCTCGCCGGTGCGGGAGCACTGGAGATCGCCGTGCACGGCTGGGACGTCGCACAGGCCACCGGCCTGCCCCGGCCGGTACCGGCTTCGCTGGCGACCGTGCTGATGCGCACGGCACGGCAGTTGGTGCCCAGGCCCTCGGCCCGTCATCCGCTCTTCGGTCCGCCGCTCACGGTCCCGGCGGAGGCCGACCCCAGCGACCGTCTCGTCGCCTTCCTGGGCCGCGATCCGTACTGGGCATGGCGCAATCGGGCCCCCGGGTGCGGGAGTTCGGGACGTCCACGCTGACGACCTCCCGCACACCTCCCGCACGCCGCCGTGACGCCCCACAGCAAGCGGCCCGACGAACCACGCCACCCCGACAGTTGGCGCCCGCCCCCGTCGACACCTCACGCGGCGGACGCGGTTGCGCCGCTACTCCAGGAACAGCCCGCGCTCCGCCGCCCGAGCGTCGAACTCCTCCAGCCTCGACTGCGCCTCCGGCAGCCCGTCGCACATGGCCTCCAGCAGCACCCGCCCCAGCAGCATCGGCGCGCACGCGGTGTCGAAGACGAGCCCCGTGCCGACGGCCGCGGGAAGCAGCAGGTCCTCGGGATGTGCGACCGGCGCGAAGGCGCTGTCGGCGACGGTGACGATCCGCAGGCCCGCGCCCCGCGCGTGTCCGAGCGCTTCCGCGACCTCCTTGGGGTGGCGGGGCAGCGCGAAGCACAGCAGCACGTCCGCACCGGCACGTACACAGCCGTCGATACGGTCGGCCAGCATGCTGCCGCCCTCGTCCAGCAGCCGTACGCCGGGGTGGACCTTGGCGGCGAAGTAGGCGAAGCCCCGTGCCTGAGCGGAGGCGGCACGCAGCCCCAGCACGGGCAGTACGGGACTGGCCGCGAGCAGGCGTCCCGCGCGCTCCACGGGAGCCGGGTCCGCGAGCAGCGCCGCCAGGTGCCGCAGATTGTCGATCTCGGCGTGCACCGCCTGCTGATAGGCGTTGTACGGATCGGGCTCGGTGTCCCGCTCGCCGGACGCGCTCCCCGCCTCGGGCGCTGATTCCCGCAGGTGCCGGCGGAGCGCCGGATAGCCGTCGAAGCCGAGGGCCACGGCGAAGCGGGTCACGGACGGCTGGCTGACACCTGCCAGTTCGGCCAGTTCGACGCTGGAGAGGAACGGCGCGTCCCCGGCCTGCCGCACCATGCAGTGCGCGATGCGGCGCTGGGTGGGCGTGAGCCTGTGCCCCTCGAAGAGCTTCAGCAGCCGCGCGCTCGCGCTGCTCATCCCGTCCTCCCGCTGTCGCGCCGTCGCATGGTCAAAGGCCGTACCGCCGTACCGCCGTACCGGTGTGGAGCCGTCCCGCTGTCACCGCCGCCGCGGCCGAGGGTCCATGTGCTCGCGGTGGTGAGCCCCTGCCCCTGTGTACCGGCCGCGCGCCCCGCCCGTGCCGCACACCGGAGTTTCACAACGGGACCCTTGACAATCTATTCACCACAGAACGACTGTGCATGACTATATGCAGTCGGGCAAGGGAGCACGAATGCCCACCTCCCTCGTAGAGCGCCGCTCGATCGACGTCGTACCGGACGACGAGCGGCACGGCAGCGCCTTCAGCCAGTTCACGCTGTGGCTGGGCGCCAACCTTCAGATCACCGCCGTGATCACCGGCGCCCTCGCGGTCGTCTTCGGGGCGGGCGCGTTCTGGGCCGTGATCGGACTGGCCCTCGGCAATGTGCTGGGCGGAGCCGTGATGGCGCTCCACTCCGCGCAGGGGCCGCGGCTCGGCCTGCCCCAAATGATCTCCTCCCGGGCTCAGTTCGGGGTACGCGGCGCGATCGTGCCGCTGGCCCTTGTCATCGTGATGTACGTCGGCTTCTTCGCGAGCGGCAGCGTCCTCGCCGGTCAGGCCGTCGGCGAACTCACCAGGCTCGGCGAGACACCCGGCATCGTCCTCTTCGCGCTGGCCACCGGTGTCGCCGCCGCCGTCGGCTACCGCCTCATCCACACCCTCGGCCGCCTCGCTTCGCTGATCTGCGCGCTCGCCTTCGTCTATCTCGGCGCCCGCCTGATGGAACGAGCCGACCTCGGCGCGCTGCTCGCCGACCGCGCCTTCGAACTCCCCGTGTTCCTGCTGGCGGTCGCGCTGGCCGCCTCCTGGCAGCTCGCCTACGGGCCCTACGTGGCGGACTACTCGCGCTATCTGCCGCGTTCGACGTCCGCCCGCGCCACGTTCTGGTGGACCCTCGCCGGCACGGGGCTGGGCTCGCAGTGGTCGATGACCTTCGGCGCACTGGCGGCCGCCGCCGCGGGCGGGCGCTTCACCGGCCACGAGGTGGAGTACATCGTCGGCCTGGGCGGAGCCGGACTCCTGGCGTCCGCCCTGTACTTCGTCATCGCGCTCGGCAAGCTGACCATCAACGTGCTGAACACATACGGCGGTTTCATGTCGCTGGTCACCAGCGTCAGCGGATTCCGCGGTCAGGCCGTGCTCTCGCAGCGCGCCCGTGCCGCCTACATCGGCGGGATCATGGTGGCGGGCACGGCGCTCGCGCTCCTCGGCAAGGACAGCTTCCTCACCTCGTTCAAGGACTTCCTGCTGTTCCTGCTGACGGCGTTCACGCCCTGGTCAGCGATCAATCTCGTCGACTACTACCTGATCGCCAAGGAGCGCTACGACCTGCCCGCGTTCAGCGATCCGGGCGGGCGCTACGGCGCCTGGCGGTGGCGTGCCCTGACCGTGTACGGCATCGGGCTGCTCGCCCAATTCCCCTTCCTGGCGACCCACTTCTACACCGGGCCGTTCGTCGGGCCGCTGGGCGGCGCCGACGTCTCCTGGATCGTCGGGCTGGCCATGCCCGCGGCCGCGTACTGGATGCTCGCCCGGCACGACACCTCCCACATCCCGGACCGTACGATCCTGGGCACCGAACCTGCCGCGAGCAGCGGGGGTGGGGCCCGGCCGCACGCCGATACGGGGGCTAGCACCACTGCCGGGAGCGGCCCGCACGCGTAACGTCCC from Streptomyces marispadix includes:
- a CDS encoding purine-cytosine permease family protein, encoding MPTSLVERRSIDVVPDDERHGSAFSQFTLWLGANLQITAVITGALAVVFGAGAFWAVIGLALGNVLGGAVMALHSAQGPRLGLPQMISSRAQFGVRGAIVPLALVIVMYVGFFASGSVLAGQAVGELTRLGETPGIVLFALATGVAAAVGYRLIHTLGRLASLICALAFVYLGARLMERADLGALLADRAFELPVFLLAVALAASWQLAYGPYVADYSRYLPRSTSARATFWWTLAGTGLGSQWSMTFGALAAAAAGGRFTGHEVEYIVGLGGAGLLASALYFVIALGKLTINVLNTYGGFMSLVTSVSGFRGQAVLSQRARAAYIGGIMVAGTALALLGKDSFLTSFKDFLLFLLTAFTPWSAINLVDYYLIAKERYDLPAFSDPGGRYGAWRWRALTVYGIGLLAQFPFLATHFYTGPFVGPLGGADVSWIVGLAMPAAAYWMLARHDTSHIPDRTILGTEPAASSGGGARPHADTGASTTAGSGPHA
- a CDS encoding 5-methyltetrahydropteroyltriglutamate--homocysteine S-methyltransferase, yielding MTSEPTTPTTPSGEAAGGPRTLPPFRADHVGSLLRPAALKHAREEYGAGRIDASELRAAEDEAVREVVAMQREAGLRSATDGEFRRQSWHMDFIYSLGGINKVQDGNLRVKFHNADGDIEWAPPSAHVDERVRLDGTIFADAFAFLRDTVAEGTTPKLTIPSPSMVHYRGGRASIDESVYPDMESFWTDLTDAYAAQVRGVYELGCRYLQLDDTSLAYLNDPEQRRHVAEIGGDPEHQHETYIANINRALAGRPGDLRVTTHMCRGNFASSWVASGGYDFVAEALFGSLDVDGFFLEYDDERSGGFEPLRFVPKGKQVVLGLVTSKRPELESKDALKRRIEEASRYVDGDQLCLSPQCGFSSTLEGNNLTIDDQLAKLRLIVETAEEVWGGA
- a CDS encoding APC family permease; this encodes MPDSEAAPDAKGPEPTAPSEGPPLVRAIGPRLLILFIVGDILGTGIYATTGKVAGKVGGALWLPFVIGFAVALLTAASYAELVGKYPRAAGAALYTQRAFRLPFLTFIVAFMVMCSGLSSASAAARAFAGDYLGELVDVPPTLIAILFVLALAALNLRGVSESVKTNVVLTLVELAGLLIIIAIGVFAVFSGEGDPGRLGDVHTSDGTGYALLTGVMGATALGFFAFVGFEDSINMAEETVDPTRNFPRALFIGVTVTGTVYVLVALVSSLLVDFRVLEKSSGPLLEVVKAGGVSFPPELFAVIALFAVSNSALINIMMASRLCYGMANEGILPAVMGRVLPHRRTPVVGIVFVSLLAVALVSTGEIEGLGDTTSFLLLCVFAVVNIAVLVLRKDRVEHRHFRTPTALPVVGTVATALLASPLADRAADVYVRAGLLVALGVVLWAVNRAFLGITARRR
- a CDS encoding maleylpyruvate isomerase family mycothiol-dependent enzyme, with amino-acid sequence MDDGTPETGTALLERALGYALCAVRPVTAPTLDRPTPCGSWDLGALLWHACDSLAALYEGFEDGYVAPAEREPRPEPEPVRDMGREPVPGTEPESQHSLGRGRTVRDDDPAAVFRARASRLLGAWTAAEGGGRLVAIGDLPLTAAALAGAGALEIAVHGWDVAQATGLPRPVPASLATVLMRTARQLVPRPSARHPLFGPPLTVPAEADPSDRLVAFLGRDPYWAWRNRAPGCGSSGRPR
- a CDS encoding MurR/RpiR family transcriptional regulator — its product is MSSASARLLKLFEGHRLTPTQRRIAHCMVRQAGDAPFLSSVELAELAGVSQPSVTRFAVALGFDGYPALRRHLRESAPEAGSASGERDTEPDPYNAYQQAVHAEIDNLRHLAALLADPAPVERAGRLLAASPVLPVLGLRAASAQARGFAYFAAKVHPGVRLLDEGGSMLADRIDGCVRAGADVLLCFALPRHPKEVAEALGHARGAGLRIVTVADSAFAPVAHPEDLLLPAAVGTGLVFDTACAPMLLGRVLLEAMCDGLPEAQSRLEEFDARAAERGLFLE